One Gimesia aquarii DNA segment encodes these proteins:
- a CDS encoding sigma 54-interacting transcriptional regulator gives MIDQFLPLELTESAIFLTDTFLEYPPAPEEFQTLAKELLETEATIKPSTLPKSRKICGGNTHVTTYTPPMIPIIDQLSKIAKHNVTLLLVGETGTGKTTLASMIHELSPRSSEPFQNIACGALPSDLIESELFGHIRGAFTGAERSKIGRFEAAGKGTLLLDEIDILSAKDQAKLLKVIETGQFEPVGSTESRLSEARLVVASNVELEELTQKNIFRSDLYYRLNVLQFRLPALRERPNDIIPLSIQFIKECCKQHSIKISKIHRKVIQMLQQYHWPGNLRELKNQIQRAVLFSDQGELTTDEFSPNILQESLSSVRNGFQITQEPTTLADQVAMSEKHLLQKSLSENGYRKTATAKALGISRVGLYKKMRKYGMLETKKPATPQNLLTES, from the coding sequence GTGATTGATCAATTTTTACCACTTGAATTGACAGAATCTGCTATTTTTTTGACAGATACATTTTTGGAATACCCTCCCGCTCCTGAAGAGTTCCAAACACTTGCTAAAGAATTATTGGAAACTGAAGCAACCATCAAGCCTTCAACCTTACCAAAATCCCGTAAGATTTGTGGTGGTAATACTCATGTTACAACTTATACACCGCCGATGATTCCGATCATTGATCAGCTATCAAAAATTGCCAAACACAATGTTACTTTACTACTTGTCGGGGAAACTGGAACTGGCAAAACAACTTTAGCTTCTATGATCCATGAGCTTTCTCCACGAAGCTCGGAGCCCTTTCAAAATATCGCTTGTGGTGCTTTACCGTCGGATTTAATAGAAAGTGAACTATTTGGTCATATACGTGGAGCTTTTACTGGAGCTGAGCGTAGTAAAATCGGTCGCTTTGAAGCAGCAGGAAAGGGGACCTTGCTTTTAGATGAAATTGATATCCTTTCGGCGAAAGACCAGGCAAAGCTCCTGAAAGTCATTGAAACTGGTCAATTTGAACCAGTCGGTTCTACAGAATCTCGTCTTTCTGAAGCAAGACTTGTAGTAGCATCCAACGTAGAGTTGGAGGAGTTGACACAGAAAAACATATTCCGTTCTGATTTGTATTATCGTTTAAATGTGCTGCAATTTCGGCTACCTGCGTTAAGAGAACGCCCTAATGATATCATTCCACTTTCTATACAATTCATCAAAGAATGTTGTAAACAACATTCTATCAAGATCAGCAAAATACATCGTAAAGTAATTCAGATGCTTCAACAGTATCATTGGCCTGGCAACTTAAGAGAATTGAAAAATCAGATTCAGCGCGCTGTATTATTTTCGGACCAAGGTGAATTGACCACTGATGAATTTTCACCCAATATTCTCCAGGAAAGCCTGTCTTCTGTTAGAAATGGTTTTCAAATAACACAAGAACCAACAACATTAGCAGATCAGGTCGCGATGAGCGAAAAGCATCTGTTACAGAAATCTTTGTCTGAGAATGGTTACCGCAAAACGGCAACCGCGAAAGCATTGGGAATTAGTCGAGTAGGTCTGTACAAAAAAATGAGAAAGTATGGAATGCTTGAAACAAAGAAACCTGCTACTCCTCAAAACCTACTTACTGAAAGTTAA
- a CDS encoding type II secretion system F family protein — protein sequence MFLDIITIGTFILACLVFFLIGDAIAVGRRSGKKRNLNLNDQSSNYYSSSNVGPFRRAMAAVIPQTENEIQKIELDLKRAGYYRSTALVEYLATRNLLVVLVLIVTGIGCIAADPGSSLPEIIIIVGLVVAGGGYGLPRFVLHNQANRRVHRIQKGLPDALDLVMMCLTGGVPLRTALQRVTEEVRFSHPDIAVEFDIIRRHADANSMSDALKQFAKRIDAPDVNALSLMISQTERLGTNVSTALIDFADGVRRKYRQRAEENSSKTSIKLLFPVIFCMAPPIYILFFGPAVLELRNFIIREHQPGGILESDSYGESISTTSQSVINQSNSTN from the coding sequence ATGTTTCTTGACATTATCACTATTGGCACCTTTATTTTAGCATGCTTGGTTTTCTTCTTAATTGGAGATGCGATTGCAGTTGGACGCCGCTCAGGAAAAAAACGTAATTTGAACCTGAATGATCAAAGTTCGAATTACTACTCTTCTTCAAATGTAGGTCCGTTTCGTCGTGCAATGGCAGCCGTTATTCCACAAACGGAGAATGAAATTCAAAAAATTGAGCTTGATCTTAAAAGAGCTGGCTATTATCGCTCGACAGCACTGGTTGAATACTTGGCAACCCGCAATTTGTTAGTTGTTCTAGTTTTAATCGTTACAGGAATTGGTTGTATCGCAGCAGATCCTGGCTCAAGTCTTCCAGAGATTATTATAATCGTAGGTCTTGTAGTCGCTGGTGGAGGGTATGGTCTTCCCCGTTTTGTGTTACATAATCAGGCCAACCGCAGAGTTCATCGAATTCAAAAGGGTTTGCCAGATGCGCTCGATCTGGTGATGATGTGTTTGACTGGTGGTGTACCACTCAGAACCGCCCTACAGCGTGTTACAGAAGAAGTTCGTTTTTCTCATCCAGACATTGCAGTAGAATTTGATATCATCCGTCGACATGCTGATGCGAATTCTATGTCTGATGCCCTTAAACAATTTGCAAAAAGAATTGATGCCCCGGATGTAAACGCACTTTCGTTAATGATTTCGCAGACAGAAAGACTAGGGACAAATGTTTCCACGGCTTTAATTGATTTTGCTGATGGTGTGCGTAGAAAATACCGACAACGTGCAGAAGAAAATTCAAGCAAAACAAGTATCAAGTTACTCTTTCCTGTAATTTTTTGTATGGCTCCTCCAATTTACATCTTGTTCTTTGGACCAGCGGTACTTGAACTACGAAACTTTATAATTCGTGAGCATCAGCCTGGTGGAATTTTAGAGTCAGACTCGTATGGAGAATCAATTAGCACTACATCTCAATCAGTAATAAACCAGTCAAATAGTACTAATTGA
- a CDS encoding type II secretion system F family protein, with protein sequence MDSSSIALICFAAVTVSSLAIYLFFRDLSGAGRLSTERFSKRPPLRRVYNVFDQQPADSILGKIDQSFDRLVLENGSDLTPFTTFLLLVMCGLAIGGTIFIYSDQPLAGIAGMIFGMVAILFILHFRRKRRMQTIQEELPEMIDLLARSTHAGASLEQAIAIVGEETKGPLSFEFRRCARQLDMNLSVPAVMKSLSNRIQLIDLRILTSALMLYRKTGGNLPANLERMSGVIRDRINYRRQMRASTGAGRASAILMTVIAPVAFVILLVVFPDHVSNLYSDPIGNILLLIAIVLEVIGILWVSALLRTDY encoded by the coding sequence GTGGACAGTTCATCTATCGCATTGATTTGTTTTGCTGCAGTGACGGTTTCGAGTCTCGCGATCTATCTTTTTTTTCGCGATTTATCTGGTGCAGGCAGATTAAGTACAGAGCGGTTTTCAAAACGGCCTCCCCTAAGAAGAGTTTATAATGTATTTGATCAACAGCCTGCCGACAGCATTTTAGGAAAGATCGATCAAAGTTTTGATCGATTGGTTCTTGAGAACGGTTCTGATTTGACACCGTTTACCACTTTTCTTTTGTTAGTCATGTGTGGTCTAGCGATTGGTGGTACAATTTTCATTTATTCTGATCAGCCTCTTGCTGGTATTGCCGGTATGATTTTTGGAATGGTTGCCATTCTTTTTATTCTGCATTTTCGAAGAAAAAGAAGAATGCAAACAATTCAGGAAGAGCTGCCTGAAATGATTGATTTACTGGCCCGGTCAACACACGCTGGTGCTAGTTTAGAGCAGGCAATCGCAATAGTTGGCGAAGAAACTAAGGGACCTTTAAGTTTTGAGTTCAGGCGTTGTGCTCGTCAGTTAGATATGAATTTATCTGTCCCAGCAGTGATGAAATCGCTTTCGAATCGTATTCAGTTAATTGATCTTAGAATTTTAACTTCTGCTTTGATGCTGTATCGTAAAACAGGTGGTAATCTTCCAGCTAATCTCGAACGTATGTCGGGAGTCATTCGTGACAGAATTAATTATCGTCGTCAGATGAGGGCTTCTACAGGTGCCGGTCGTGCATCAGCGATCTTGATGACTGTGATTGCACCCGTTGCATTTGTAATATTGTTAGTTGTTTTTCCAGATCATGTTTCCAATTTATATTCTGACCCGATAGGTAACATCTTATTGCTCATTGCGATAGTCCTTGAAGTGATCGGTATACTTTGGGTTTCGGCTCTCCTGAGAACGGACTATTAA
- a CDS encoding CpaF family protein — protein MESLSTKKLFVESESFVPEEREAELHFQKQKVLIHQELVDSLDLSMLAQISEKELSAEVRAVATEICDEHVAVLEGIDRERLLNELLSEVFGLGPLDKLMADPTISDILVNHAYEIHIERNGQLEESDVIFADNQHLMRIIQRIVSRVGRRIDEVNPMVDARLPDGSRINAIIPPLALNGPSLSIRRFGATPLQIDDLIENNSLTPEIVDFLAAVVDSRISMLISGGTGSGKTTLLNALSNFIPREERLITIEDSAELILQHKHVVRLETKTENTEGVGEISQRQLVKNSLRMRPDRIIIGEVRGAEALDMLQAMNTGHEGSLTTVHANDTRDALARLEMMVTISGFDLPLPVIRQYIANGIGIVLHVSRLKGGQRRLTKVSEIVSLDSLGDYKVEDIFGFEQTGVDDQGNAQGKFYSTGYRPNCLKRMEACGIKLSDQIFENK, from the coding sequence ATGGAATCGCTAAGCACAAAAAAACTTTTTGTGGAATCTGAAAGCTTTGTTCCTGAAGAGCGCGAAGCTGAACTCCACTTTCAAAAACAAAAAGTTTTAATTCATCAAGAACTAGTTGATTCACTTGATCTGTCGATGTTGGCCCAGATCTCTGAAAAAGAGCTTTCGGCAGAAGTACGTGCTGTTGCAACAGAGATTTGTGATGAACACGTCGCTGTTCTGGAAGGTATTGACCGAGAACGTTTATTAAATGAGTTGTTAAGTGAAGTATTTGGACTTGGTCCCTTGGATAAGCTTATGGCTGATCCCACTATTAGTGATATCCTCGTGAACCACGCTTATGAAATTCATATTGAGCGTAATGGACAACTAGAAGAATCTGATGTTATTTTTGCTGATAATCAACATTTGATGCGAATCATTCAGAGGATTGTCTCTCGAGTCGGACGAAGAATTGATGAAGTCAATCCTATGGTTGATGCTAGGCTCCCCGACGGATCTCGAATCAATGCTATCATTCCTCCTCTTGCCTTGAATGGGCCTTCATTATCTATCCGGAGATTCGGAGCAACTCCATTACAGATAGATGATTTGATTGAGAACAACTCACTGACTCCTGAGATTGTTGATTTTCTGGCAGCAGTCGTTGATTCCCGTATTAGTATGTTGATTTCTGGTGGAACTGGTAGTGGTAAAACAACACTACTAAATGCACTGTCCAACTTCATTCCACGTGAAGAACGTTTGATTACGATTGAAGATTCCGCTGAATTAATTCTCCAGCATAAACATGTTGTACGACTCGAGACGAAAACAGAAAATACAGAAGGTGTGGGTGAGATCTCACAAAGGCAGCTTGTTAAAAACAGTCTCCGCATGCGTCCAGATCGTATTATCATTGGTGAGGTCAGAGGTGCCGAAGCATTAGATATGCTTCAGGCTATGAATACGGGGCATGAAGGATCTTTAACGACAGTGCATGCGAATGATACTCGCGATGCATTAGCTAGATTGGAAATGATGGTCACGATAAGTGGCTTTGATCTTCCGTTACCAGTGATCAGGCAATATATCGCAAATGGAATTGGAATTGTTCTACATGTCTCGCGTCTTAAGGGGGGACAACGTCGTCTTACTAAAGTATCTGAAATTGTCTCACTGGATAGCCTAGGAGATTATAAGGTAGAAGACATCTTTGGTTTTGAGCAAACAGGCGTTGATGATCAAGGCAATGCGCAAGGGAAATTTTACTCTACTGGTTATCGTCCTAATTGCTTGAAAAGGATGGAAGCCTGTGGGATTAAGCTTAGCGATCAAATTTTTGAGAACAAATAG
- the cpaB gene encoding Flp pilus assembly protein CpaB — protein MAKISPGTMTAAIFAILLGLGAAYTVRQFLHEQPGPALLAEDPPQPSLTYLPIASRDLLPGQTLSLDDISILRMKPEQVNKRYKSDGKQRIMDSKYITGRVLKSPIKAGQPFHTVDLFANGMGPGLSDTLQPGNRAVTVAIHKIGNVAGFSRPGAIVDVLFRSEETDGIPETTITLLERVRVLAVGEIAVPGHKFVGNASQKSEEYSVTLEVSPEQGKVLKVVEDHGVLSLALRHPDENTEVVSTGRSSDRLTLSNILGFIPNQRVSSMDIYRAGNLDTVHFKGNRAYKSQNWIDAIETPVASEVLPSNKATTTMKQADRKRTSEISTPLSGL, from the coding sequence GTGGCAAAAATTAGTCCAGGTACAATGACGGCGGCGATTTTCGCAATTTTACTAGGTTTAGGTGCAGCTTATACTGTGCGACAATTTCTGCATGAACAACCAGGCCCCGCCCTGTTGGCAGAAGATCCTCCCCAGCCTAGCTTGACATACCTTCCTATAGCTTCGAGGGATCTGTTGCCGGGACAAACCTTGTCTTTGGATGATATTTCGATTTTGAGGATGAAGCCTGAGCAAGTAAACAAACGCTATAAATCCGATGGTAAACAGAGGATTATGGACTCAAAATATATTACTGGTCGTGTTCTCAAGTCGCCTATTAAAGCAGGGCAACCTTTTCACACTGTTGATTTATTTGCCAATGGAATGGGCCCCGGGCTTTCAGATACACTTCAGCCAGGGAATCGCGCAGTGACTGTCGCCATTCATAAAATTGGAAATGTAGCGGGCTTCTCACGTCCTGGGGCAATTGTTGATGTTCTCTTCCGTTCTGAAGAAACGGATGGTATTCCAGAAACAACGATTACTCTTCTGGAAAGAGTTCGAGTACTCGCTGTGGGTGAAATTGCTGTTCCCGGACACAAATTTGTTGGCAATGCAAGTCAAAAATCAGAAGAGTATTCTGTGACACTTGAAGTCTCTCCAGAACAGGGCAAAGTGCTTAAAGTCGTCGAAGACCATGGTGTATTAAGCTTAGCATTGCGACACCCCGATGAGAATACAGAGGTTGTATCAACGGGGCGTTCAAGCGACCGACTTACTCTCTCAAACATTTTGGGTTTTATCCCTAATCAGCGTGTTTCCAGCATGGATATCTACCGAGCAGGTAATTTGGACACTGTTCATTTTAAAGGTAATCGTGCTTACAAAAGTCAAAATTGGATTGACGCAATTGAAACACCCGTTGCATCAGAAGTGCTTCCCTCCAACAAAGCAACAACAACTATGAAGCAAGCCGATCGTAAAAGGACTTCAGAGATTTCTACACCCCTTAGTGGTTTATAA
- a CDS encoding Flp family type IVb pilin, with protein MTIARQFWKDEGGSVSPVTTILIVTLLVLGIIPGLVTFRDQVVQKFGDTAVALESLDQSYSFTVNGVTSEYVDTTTVIDPVGDAPAGLDLTIPATGE; from the coding sequence ATGACAATTGCTCGACAGTTTTGGAAAGATGAAGGTGGCAGCGTCTCTCCTGTTACGACTATTTTGATAGTCACGTTGCTCGTACTGGGAATTATCCCGGGGCTTGTGACTTTTAGAGATCAAGTCGTTCAAAAATTTGGCGATACTGCCGTTGCACTCGAAAGTTTAGATCAATCTTATAGCTTTACAGTTAATGGTGTTACTAGTGAGTATGTAGATACAACTACTGTAATTGATCCCGTAGGAGATGCACCAGCTGGTCTGGATTTAACGATTCCAGCAACTGGTGAATAA
- a CDS encoding HAD family hydrolase: MIRTFLFDMGNVLAFFSHDKMCEQMGLLCGRSRLEIQALLIESGKQWEYERGHLTPTEFHHWFERAVGKSVDFESLEIAGSDIFELNHSIIPVLDSLKAQEYRLVLLSNTCVSHFDYIWKQFDVLQRFDDYVTSYAAGAIKPEPAIFDYALEKIQCAPEEAFYTDDIPEYIKEAKKLGIQAEVFIDTSTLVEQLVQRGIQV, from the coding sequence TTGATTCGTACATTTTTATTTGATATGGGGAATGTCCTTGCGTTTTTTTCACACGATAAAATGTGTGAACAAATGGGGCTGCTTTGTGGACGATCGCGGCTTGAGATCCAGGCCCTTCTAATTGAATCCGGGAAACAGTGGGAGTATGAACGAGGTCATCTGACTCCCACGGAATTTCATCACTGGTTTGAACGAGCAGTTGGTAAATCTGTCGATTTTGAATCGCTCGAGATTGCCGGTTCTGATATTTTTGAACTGAACCATTCAATCATCCCTGTATTGGATTCTCTGAAAGCCCAAGAATACAGACTGGTTCTGTTGTCGAATACTTGTGTCTCTCATTTCGATTATATCTGGAAACAGTTTGACGTATTGCAACGATTCGATGATTATGTGACTTCATATGCGGCTGGTGCAATCAAACCAGAACCTGCTATTTTTGATTATGCACTGGAAAAGATTCAGTGCGCACCTGAAGAGGCTTTTTATACAGATGACATTCCTGAATATATTAAGGAAGCAAAAAAGCTAGGAATTCAGGCAGAAGTCTTCATAGACACTTCTACTTTGGTTGAACAACTGGTCCAACGCGGAATCCAAGTGTGA
- a CDS encoding acetolactate synthase, whose translation MDFEDQSSYPSGESGKEWPCLRQFCVFMENRVGYLHQLLQLLEKFDLRIIALSTVDSVDVAMSRIVLDNYERAREIFELSNYTFFEKDLIGVELPDDTQPYMRICLSLLQAEVNIDYTYPLLYRRHGRGAIALCVDDLDLGLKTLTEQGHRIITEQDLNDDDEYL comes from the coding sequence ATGGATTTTGAGGATCAGTCTTCTTACCCGTCCGGAGAATCAGGCAAAGAGTGGCCGTGCCTGCGTCAATTTTGTGTTTTTATGGAAAACCGGGTCGGTTATCTCCATCAACTATTACAGCTACTCGAAAAATTCGATCTCCGGATCATCGCCTTAAGTACTGTTGATTCTGTGGATGTGGCAATGAGTCGAATTGTTCTCGATAATTATGAACGAGCACGTGAAATCTTTGAGCTATCGAATTATACGTTTTTTGAAAAAGATCTGATTGGTGTTGAACTTCCAGATGATACCCAGCCTTATATGAGAATTTGCCTCTCGCTACTTCAAGCAGAAGTCAATATTGATTATACCTACCCGCTGCTTTATCGGAGGCATGGAAGAGGGGCTATTGCGTTATGCGTGGATGATCTCGACCTCGGTCTAAAAACACTGACTGAGCAGGGACATCGAATTATTACAGAACAAGACCTGAATGATGATGATGAGTATCTTTGA
- a CDS encoding Gfo/Idh/MocA family protein, whose product MAKQISVAVLTNETGAHLSAYFSALKEIDEVKEVFLSDPSQQQVKSAQSQLGSKLKDVYQTPEILFQNEKPNLALVTMEARQAPRSISLALEQGCHVFAEKPACLSVPQFEPLVQKAESKHLHLSLALANRTNPEIRFAKSLIQDGAIGTIYGLEMTLLADQTRLANPAYHKSWYAHKDRAGGGFLSWLGIHWLDLSMYLTESSITDVTGFTALVGGQPIHIEDSAALAFRYDAGFLGTLTSGYFMNRGYQSMIKIWGSKGWLEMLPFQDRHLEWTLNHNGKVYQYDQSVEPRGYTPAVRKAVQAVTGSDSPLLTSRESLRIIRTIYAFYEAAKTGKSQVISQE is encoded by the coding sequence ATGGCTAAGCAGATTTCCGTTGCTGTCTTAACTAATGAAACCGGGGCACATTTAAGTGCTTACTTCTCTGCCCTGAAAGAAATTGATGAAGTCAAAGAGGTCTTTCTTTCTGATCCAAGTCAACAACAGGTGAAGTCAGCACAAAGTCAACTGGGATCCAAGTTGAAGGATGTTTATCAAACACCAGAAATACTGTTTCAAAACGAAAAACCCAATCTGGCTTTGGTAACGATGGAAGCACGACAGGCACCTCGCTCGATCAGTCTTGCTTTAGAACAGGGCTGTCATGTTTTTGCGGAAAAGCCAGCTTGTCTCAGTGTTCCTCAGTTTGAGCCATTAGTGCAAAAGGCAGAAAGTAAACACTTGCATTTATCATTGGCTCTTGCCAATCGCACAAACCCGGAAATTCGGTTTGCAAAATCGTTAATTCAAGATGGAGCCATTGGAACGATTTATGGGTTGGAGATGACGCTTTTAGCTGATCAGACACGCTTAGCTAATCCTGCTTATCACAAAAGTTGGTATGCTCATAAGGATCGTGCGGGAGGAGGATTTCTTTCCTGGTTAGGAATTCATTGGCTCGATCTTTCGATGTATCTGACGGAATCTTCAATCACTGATGTCACCGGATTCACAGCATTGGTGGGTGGCCAGCCGATTCACATCGAGGACTCTGCTGCATTGGCTTTCCGTTATGATGCCGGTTTCTTGGGAACTTTAACATCCGGCTATTTTATGAACCGTGGATATCAATCAATGATCAAAATCTGGGGTAGCAAGGGTTGGCTAGAAATGCTGCCCTTTCAGGATCGTCATTTGGAGTGGACGCTCAACCACAATGGTAAAGTATATCAATATGATCAATCTGTTGAGCCACGTGGATATACACCCGCTGTACGAAAAGCAGTTCAAGCGGTAACAGGCAGTGACTCTCCTTTACTGACCAGTCGGGAGAGTTTAAGGATTATTCGAACAATTTATGCGTTTTATGAAGCAGCTAAGACAGGGAAATCACAGGTAATTTCTCAAGAGTGA
- a CDS encoding zinc-dependent alcohol dehydrogenase, which translates to MLASHLIAPGKIDLIEVSEPELSPISSLGSGRGEIIFQPETTCLCGSDLPYFIGSDEWEIEIGHSLHEMIGTVTATNGQRWREGDRVLAVPVMQQGLRERFVLDELRTIPIATNIPEEHALMAQPLGTAIFALKKLPNLLDQTVAVVGQGPMGQLMNASLSNMGAREIIGIDLLESRLQVSPQMGATATICNQNCNLIEALREILKGELPDIVIETVGHADQQFNLCIDLCRENGRILVFGVPPETIDQVRWRDLLFKNITVHTSINPDFERDFPLAMKWLSEGRIDVAPIITHRFPLAEIQQAFDLFQNRTDGVLKVIVEFPSLH; encoded by the coding sequence TTGTTAGCAAGCCATTTAATCGCACCAGGTAAAATTGACCTTATTGAAGTCTCCGAGCCCGAACTTTCACCAATTTCGTCACTTGGTTCTGGCCGAGGGGAAATTATTTTTCAACCCGAGACAACCTGTCTCTGTGGTTCCGATTTACCTTACTTCATTGGAAGTGATGAATGGGAAATTGAAATAGGTCACTCTTTACACGAGATGATCGGGACAGTCACAGCAACGAATGGGCAGCGCTGGAGGGAAGGTGACCGGGTGCTCGCTGTCCCTGTCATGCAACAAGGATTGCGGGAACGATTTGTGCTCGATGAATTGCGTACGATTCCGATTGCGACGAATATCCCCGAAGAACACGCATTGATGGCCCAGCCTTTGGGAACGGCGATTTTTGCACTGAAAAAACTTCCCAATCTATTAGACCAGACAGTGGCTGTTGTGGGACAGGGGCCCATGGGCCAGTTAATGAATGCCTCATTAAGTAACATGGGGGCCAGAGAAATTATTGGGATCGACCTACTAGAATCCCGATTGCAAGTCAGCCCGCAAATGGGCGCAACCGCCACAATTTGTAATCAAAATTGTAATCTCATCGAAGCACTTCGTGAGATACTAAAAGGAGAATTACCAGATATTGTGATTGAAACAGTCGGTCATGCAGACCAGCAGTTCAATCTGTGTATTGATCTCTGTCGAGAAAATGGTCGTATTCTCGTTTTTGGTGTCCCCCCTGAAACGATTGATCAAGTACGTTGGCGGGACCTGCTCTTCAAAAACATTACCGTTCATACCAGCATTAACCCTGACTTCGAACGCGATTTTCCTTTGGCAATGAAGTGGTTGTCTGAAGGCAGGATCGATGTTGCCCCCATCATCACACACCGATTTCCATTGGCAGAAATTCAGCAGGCATTTGACCTGTTTCAAAATAGAACTGACGGAGTTCTTAAAGTGATTGTTGAATTTCCCTCCCTGCATTGA
- a CDS encoding arylsulfatase, with protein MNQSQAAETPNIIYIMADDLGYGDLGCYGQKVIKTPHIDQLAKEGMRFTNHYSGHTVCRPSRLVLLTGIHTGHTPISQNEQYYFPAGATTVTTLLKNFGYATGGVGKWALGPPETTGVPSMQGFDYWFGYLDQGNAHNFYPEFLWSNEQEISLPGNKVGNQKRVSVERETYSHDLLTQEALNFIKVNQKKPFFLQAHYTIPHANNEGGRATGDGMEVPEYGEYADQEWPAPEKGFAAMITRLDRDVGNLVSLLKKLNLEQNTIIFFTSDNGPHQEGMHLVDFFNSNGPLRGYKRDLYEGGIRVPLIVKWPGKIEANSTTDHISAFWDFLPTACELAGINPPQNIDGISYLPTLLGESQTAHDSLFWKYRGKIALRSGKWKAVQTGKEKPLELYDLDKDEGEHHNIADKHPTVTAHMKQMIIESQSPR; from the coding sequence ATGAATCAGAGCCAAGCGGCTGAGACTCCTAATATTATTTACATTATGGCAGACGATCTGGGATATGGTGACCTCGGTTGTTATGGGCAGAAAGTGATCAAAACTCCCCATATCGACCAATTGGCAAAAGAGGGCATGCGGTTCACAAATCACTATTCCGGCCATACAGTTTGCCGTCCTTCAAGATTAGTCCTGCTTACGGGCATCCACACTGGTCATACTCCTATCAGTCAAAATGAGCAATATTATTTTCCTGCTGGTGCTACCACTGTAACAACACTCTTAAAAAATTTTGGATATGCAACTGGGGGAGTAGGCAAATGGGCATTAGGACCGCCTGAAACAACAGGGGTCCCCAGTATGCAAGGATTTGATTACTGGTTTGGATATCTAGACCAGGGAAACGCTCATAATTTTTATCCGGAGTTCCTTTGGAGTAATGAACAGGAAATCTCACTTCCTGGAAATAAAGTCGGAAACCAAAAAAGAGTCTCGGTTGAGCGTGAAACATATTCGCACGATCTATTAACACAAGAGGCACTGAACTTTATCAAGGTTAACCAGAAGAAACCTTTTTTCCTTCAGGCACATTACACGATTCCGCATGCGAATAATGAAGGAGGACGCGCAACTGGCGACGGAATGGAAGTTCCCGAGTATGGAGAATATGCTGATCAGGAATGGCCAGCCCCGGAAAAAGGCTTCGCAGCAATGATCACGCGCCTGGATCGAGATGTTGGAAATCTGGTCAGCCTGCTGAAAAAACTGAATCTGGAGCAAAATACAATTATCTTTTTCACTTCAGATAATGGCCCTCACCAGGAAGGCATGCATCTGGTTGATTTCTTTAATTCGAACGGACCATTACGCGGTTACAAGCGAGACCTCTATGAAGGAGGCATTCGCGTTCCCTTAATTGTCAAGTGGCCCGGCAAAATAGAAGCAAATTCGACGACGGATCACATCAGTGCATTCTGGGATTTCCTGCCGACAGCCTGTGAGTTAGCGGGTATTAATCCACCACAAAATATAGATGGGATCTCATATCTTCCTACTCTACTTGGTGAATCCCAGACGGCCCACGATTCCTTATTCTGGAAATATCGAGGAAAAATCGCATTGAGATCAGGCAAATGGAAAGCTGTCCAAACAGGAAAGGAAAAACCTCTGGAACTCTATGATCTCGACAAAGATGAGGGAGAGCACCACAACATCGCAGACAAACATCCTACCGTTACTGCCCATATGAAGCAGATGATCATTGAGAGTCAGTCGCCTCGCTGA